A stretch of Dyella sp. BiH032 DNA encodes these proteins:
- a CDS encoding Bax inhibitor-1/YccA family protein: MRSGNPVLRDSTFQGLFAEGERMTLNGTVAKTGLLLFLAVVTGGWTWLRFSRVAAEAGSAGAGLAAVSPFIWGGLMVGLALALLTTFKANWAGITAPAYAIAEGFALGGLSAIFELRFPGIVLQAVMLTAGVMAVMLVLYRTRVIRVTDKLRMGVVAATGGIALLYLVDLGLRAFTSIQVPFIHESGALGIGFSLLVVGLAAFNLLLDFDMIESGVDQGAPKYMEWYGAFGLMVTLVWLYMELLRLLSKARR, translated from the coding sequence GCGAACGCATGACCCTCAATGGCACGGTGGCCAAGACGGGGCTGCTGCTGTTCCTGGCCGTGGTGACCGGCGGCTGGACCTGGCTGCGCTTCAGCCGCGTCGCCGCCGAAGCCGGCAGCGCCGGCGCCGGGCTGGCGGCGGTTTCGCCGTTCATCTGGGGCGGCCTGATGGTCGGCCTGGCGCTGGCGCTGCTGACCACGTTCAAGGCGAACTGGGCCGGCATCACCGCGCCGGCCTACGCCATCGCCGAAGGCTTCGCCCTCGGTGGCCTGTCGGCGATTTTCGAACTGCGCTTCCCCGGCATCGTCCTGCAGGCGGTGATGCTCACCGCAGGCGTGATGGCGGTGATGCTGGTGCTCTACCGCACGCGGGTCATCCGCGTCACCGACAAGTTGCGCATGGGCGTGGTGGCGGCCACCGGCGGCATCGCGCTGCTGTACCTGGTGGACCTGGGGCTGCGCGCGTTCACCAGCATCCAGGTGCCTTTCATTCATGAGTCCGGCGCGCTGGGCATCGGCTTCAGCCTGCTGGTGGTAGGGCTCGCCGCGTTCAACCTGTTGCTGGATTTCGACATGATCGAAAGCGGCGTGGACCAGGGCGCACCGAAGTACATGGAGTGGTACGGCGCCTTCGGCCTGATGGTGACGCTGGTGTGGCTGTACATGGAGCTGCTGCGGCTGCTGTCGAAAGCGCGCCGCTGA
- the murB gene encoding UDP-N-acetylmuramate dehydrogenase — translation MGGYVLIENAPLGQRNTLRVDARARLLAEVREAAKLPELLDFPVVRGGPLLVLGEGSNLLFTGDFDGTVVAMANRGVHVEQEGGLTRIAVAAGERWDDFVRWTLGQGFAGLENLILIPGTVGAAPIQNIGAYGTEVAEFVESVEAWDTKERRVAVLDREACAFAYRDSVFKHEPGRYIVTAVRFALPRTRELRLDYAGIREELARMGVEKPAPFHVAEAVVHLRTRKLPDPAVIGNAGSFFKNPIVDAAVGEALKREHPALMAWPGTDGRWKLSAAWLIEAAGFKGQREGDAGISNRHALVLVNHGKASGPELWAFAQKVIAGVDAKFGVRLEPEPVVVGCG, via the coding sequence ATGGGCGGCTATGTGCTGATCGAGAACGCGCCGCTCGGCCAGCGCAACACGCTGCGCGTGGACGCGCGCGCCAGGCTGCTGGCCGAAGTGCGCGAAGCGGCCAAGCTGCCGGAACTGCTGGATTTCCCCGTCGTCCGCGGCGGCCCGCTGCTGGTGCTGGGCGAAGGCAGCAACCTGCTGTTCACCGGCGACTTCGACGGCACCGTGGTGGCCATGGCCAACCGCGGCGTGCACGTGGAACAGGAAGGCGGCCTCACCCGCATCGCCGTCGCCGCCGGCGAACGCTGGGACGACTTCGTGCGCTGGACGCTGGGCCAGGGCTTCGCGGGGCTGGAGAACCTGATCCTGATCCCCGGCACTGTCGGCGCCGCTCCCATCCAGAACATCGGCGCCTACGGCACCGAGGTGGCCGAGTTCGTCGAAAGCGTGGAAGCCTGGGACACCAAGGAACGCCGCGTCGCCGTGCTCGACCGCGAAGCCTGCGCCTTCGCCTACCGCGATTCGGTGTTCAAGCACGAGCCCGGCCGCTACATCGTCACCGCCGTGCGCTTCGCGCTGCCGCGCACGCGCGAACTGCGCCTGGACTATGCCGGCATCCGCGAGGAGCTGGCGCGCATGGGCGTGGAGAAGCCCGCGCCCTTCCACGTCGCCGAAGCGGTCGTGCACCTGCGCACACGCAAGCTGCCGGACCCGGCCGTCATCGGCAACGCCGGCAGCTTCTTCAAGAACCCGATCGTCGATGCCGCCGTGGGCGAGGCACTGAAACGCGAGCATCCGGCACTGATGGCCTGGCCCGGCACGGACGGCCGCTGGAAACTCTCGGCCGCGTGGCTGATCGAAGCCGCCGGCTTCAAGGGCCAGCGCGAAGGCGACGCCGGCATCTCCAACCGGCACGCGCTGGTACTGGTGAACCACGGCAAGGCGAGCGGCCCCGAACTATGGGCCTTCGCGCAGAAGGTGATCGCCGGGGTGGATGCGAAGTTCGGCGTGCGCCTGGAGCCCGAACCCGTGGTGGTCGGCTGCGGATAA
- a CDS encoding quinone-dependent dihydroorotate dehydrogenase, which yields MYRYLRPLLFALDAETAHRATLYGLDVAHRSNFLHLAAKPPAELPATVFGIRFPNPVGLAAGLDKNADHLDALGALGFGFVEVGTTTPRPQPGNDKPRMFRLPRHEAIINRLGFNNHGVDALVRNVQRSSYRGVLGINIGKNKDTPNEKAVDDYLFCLEKVYPHATYVTVNISSPNTQGLRDLQEEATLRRFIETLREAQERLGSQAGARKPMLLKIAPDLTEAELDGIADVLLGTGVDGVICTNTTVDHAAVASDPHGNEAGGLSGRPLYARSTEVLRGMRKRLGERIPIVGVGGILDGGDAAGKIEAGAALVQIYSGMIYRGPELIAECVDEIRRQHGGAHAG from the coding sequence ATGTACCGATATCTTCGCCCCCTGCTGTTCGCGCTCGACGCGGAAACGGCGCACCGCGCCACGCTGTACGGCCTGGACGTGGCCCACCGCAGCAACTTCCTGCACCTGGCGGCCAAGCCGCCCGCGGAACTTCCGGCCACCGTGTTCGGCATCCGCTTCCCGAATCCGGTGGGACTGGCGGCGGGCCTGGACAAGAACGCCGACCATCTCGACGCGCTCGGCGCGCTGGGCTTCGGCTTCGTCGAGGTGGGCACCACCACGCCGCGCCCGCAGCCGGGCAACGACAAGCCACGCATGTTCCGCCTGCCCCGCCACGAGGCGATCATCAACCGCCTGGGTTTCAATAACCACGGCGTGGACGCGCTGGTGCGCAACGTGCAGCGCTCCAGCTATCGCGGCGTGCTCGGCATCAACATCGGCAAGAACAAGGACACGCCGAACGAGAAAGCGGTGGACGACTATCTCTTCTGCCTGGAGAAGGTCTATCCGCACGCGACCTACGTGACGGTGAACATTTCCTCGCCGAACACCCAGGGCCTGCGCGACCTGCAGGAGGAAGCCACCCTGCGCCGCTTCATCGAGACGCTGCGCGAGGCGCAGGAGCGCCTGGGCTCGCAGGCCGGCGCGCGCAAGCCGATGCTGCTGAAGATCGCGCCCGACCTGACCGAGGCCGAGCTGGACGGCATCGCCGATGTGCTGCTCGGCACCGGCGTGGACGGTGTCATCTGCACCAACACCACCGTCGACCATGCGGCTGTCGCCAGCGACCCGCACGGCAACGAAGCCGGCGGCCTGTCCGGCCGGCCGCTGTACGCGCGTTCCACCGAGGTGTTGCGCGGCATGCGCAAGCGCCTGGGCGAGCGCATTCCCATCGTCGGCGTGGGCGGCATCCTCGATGGCGGCGATGCAGCCGGCAAGATCGAGGCCGGCGCCGCGCTGGTGCAGATCTACTCGGGCATGATCTACCGCGGCCCGGAACTCATCGCCGAATGCGTGGACGAAATCCGCCGTCAGCACGGAGGCGCCCATGCCGGCTGA
- a CDS encoding class I SAM-dependent methyltransferase — translation MTDLQSTERFSNRVEDYVRFRPDYPKALLQWLQHEHGVTPQWLVADVGAGTGISSKMFLDADYRVIAVEPNAAMRAAAEKWLGHDKHFRALDGRADATGLAAHSVDLISVAQAFHWFDENATRHEFARVLRPHGLAAIYWNSRRLVGTPFLEGYEALLQRYGTDYTSVAERYADEPRMRAWFGEGYRGTASFEHRQQQDFDSLRGRLMSSSYAPKEDHPMHGPMLRALRELFDATAHDGKISFDYDTRVYVGHPG, via the coding sequence ATGACCGACCTGCAAAGCACGGAGCGTTTCAGCAACCGCGTCGAGGACTACGTTCGCTTCCGGCCCGACTATCCGAAGGCGCTGCTGCAGTGGCTGCAGCACGAGCATGGCGTGACGCCCCAGTGGCTGGTCGCCGACGTCGGCGCGGGCACCGGTATTTCCAGCAAGATGTTCCTCGACGCCGACTACCGCGTGATCGCGGTGGAACCCAACGCCGCCATGCGCGCGGCGGCCGAGAAATGGCTGGGACACGACAAGCACTTCCGCGCGCTCGACGGCCGCGCCGACGCCACTGGCCTGGCGGCGCACAGCGTGGACTTGATCTCGGTGGCGCAGGCCTTTCACTGGTTCGACGAGAACGCCACGCGCCATGAGTTCGCGCGCGTCCTGCGGCCGCATGGCCTGGCCGCGATCTACTGGAACAGCCGCCGCCTCGTCGGCACGCCGTTTCTGGAAGGCTACGAGGCGCTGCTGCAGCGCTATGGCACCGACTACACCAGCGTCGCCGAACGCTATGCCGACGAGCCGCGCATGCGCGCATGGTTCGGCGAGGGCTATCGCGGCACCGCCAGCTTCGAGCACCGCCAGCAGCAGGATTTCGACAGCCTGCGCGGCCGCCTGATGTCTTCCTCGTACGCGCCGAAGGAAGACCATCCCATGCACGGCCCCATGCTGCGCGCGTTGCGGGAGCTGTTCGACGCCACCGCACACGACGGCAAGATCAGTTTCGATTACGACACCCGCGTCTACGTGGGCCATCCAGGTTGA
- a CDS encoding SDR family oxidoreductase produces MPIPPPRPAFPFDGYRVVIAGGSKGIGRSMALAFAGAGAAVSICARGTEALRDTREAIAALGAVAHSESCDLGDAQAIERYIGNAADTLGGIDVLINNASGYGFADDDAGWEAGFRIDLMAAVRASRFALPHLKASPHACILHTSSIAAFHPRPRNAPYAAVKAALSQYTTSQALALAEHRIRVNAIAPGSVDFADGLWDRRRREEPALYRAALASIPFGRFGAPEDIAHAALFLASPWAGWITGQTLCVDGGQNLTG; encoded by the coding sequence ATGCCCATCCCGCCACCCCGCCCCGCCTTCCCGTTCGATGGCTACCGCGTGGTGATCGCCGGCGGCAGCAAGGGCATCGGGCGCAGCATGGCCCTGGCTTTCGCCGGGGCCGGTGCGGCGGTGTCGATCTGCGCGCGCGGCACGGAAGCACTGCGCGATACCCGCGAGGCGATCGCCGCGCTCGGCGCGGTCGCCCATTCGGAAAGCTGCGATCTGGGCGACGCGCAAGCGATCGAGCGCTACATCGGCAACGCCGCCGACACCTTGGGCGGCATCGACGTGCTGATCAACAACGCCAGCGGCTACGGCTTCGCGGACGACGACGCAGGCTGGGAAGCCGGCTTCCGCATCGACCTGATGGCGGCCGTGCGCGCCTCGCGCTTCGCCCTGCCCCACCTGAAGGCGTCGCCGCACGCCTGCATCCTGCACACCAGTTCCATCGCCGCGTTCCATCCGCGGCCGCGCAACGCGCCCTACGCCGCGGTGAAAGCCGCGCTCAGCCAATACACCACCTCGCAGGCGCTCGCGCTGGCGGAGCATCGCATCCGGGTGAACGCCATCGCGCCGGGCTCGGTGGATTTCGCCGACGGCCTGTGGGATCGCCGCCGGCGTGAGGAACCCGCGCTGTACCGCGCCGCCCTCGCCAGCATCCCCTTCGGCCGCTTCGGCGCGCCGGAGGACATCGCGCACGCCGCGCTGTTCCTCGCCTCGCCGTGGGCCGGCTGGATCACCGGCCAGACGCTTTGCGTCGACGGCGGGCAAAACCTCACGGGATGA
- a CDS encoding aldehyde dehydrogenase family protein, giving the protein MSHEILKALGIGTEHSGTYLGQGEWSRTTDAGTLQPVNPASGEVIGTVHASSAADYETIVKRAQEAFKIWRTTPAPRRGEAVRLCGEALRKHKDALGSLVALEMGKIKPEGDGEVQEMIDIADFAVGQSRMLYGYTMHSERPGHRMYEQYHPLGLVGIISAFNFPVAVWAWNAFLAAICGDICIWKPSPKTPLSAIATMKICNEALKAGGFPDIFFLFNDAGVELSQNFVDDKRIPLISFTGSTKVGRLVGERVARRMGRSLLELGGNNAIIVDQSADLKLAIPAIVFGAVGTAGQRCTTTRRLFVHESIIGEVTDKLVAAYKQVEGKIGDPTLATTLMGPLNSQDAVHAYLAAIEKAKATGGKVLTGGAALTDRKGNFVLPTIVTGVKNSDEVVQAETFAPILYVMPFKTLDEAIELQNDVPQGLSSAIFTRDLRAAEQYLSAAGSDCGIANVNIGTSGAEIGGAFGGEKETGGGRESGSDAWKVYMRRQTNTSNYSDALPLAQGIKFDL; this is encoded by the coding sequence ATGTCCCACGAAATCCTCAAGGCGCTCGGCATCGGCACGGAGCATTCCGGCACCTATCTCGGCCAGGGCGAGTGGTCGCGCACCACCGATGCCGGCACGCTGCAGCCGGTGAACCCGGCCTCCGGCGAGGTGATCGGTACCGTGCATGCCTCCAGCGCCGCGGACTACGAGACCATCGTCAAGCGCGCCCAGGAAGCCTTCAAGATCTGGCGCACCACGCCCGCGCCGCGCCGTGGCGAAGCCGTGCGCCTGTGCGGCGAGGCGCTACGCAAGCACAAGGACGCCCTCGGCTCGCTGGTCGCGCTGGAGATGGGCAAGATCAAGCCCGAGGGCGACGGCGAAGTGCAGGAGATGATCGACATCGCCGACTTCGCGGTGGGCCAGAGCCGCATGCTCTACGGCTACACCATGCACTCGGAGCGCCCCGGCCATCGCATGTACGAGCAGTACCACCCGCTGGGCCTGGTGGGCATCATCAGCGCATTCAATTTCCCGGTGGCGGTGTGGGCGTGGAACGCGTTCCTCGCGGCGATTTGCGGCGACATCTGCATCTGGAAGCCCTCGCCGAAGACCCCGCTCTCGGCCATCGCCACCATGAAGATCTGCAACGAAGCGCTGAAGGCCGGCGGCTTCCCGGACATCTTCTTCCTGTTCAATGACGCCGGCGTGGAACTGTCGCAGAACTTCGTCGACGACAAGCGCATCCCGCTGATCAGCTTCACCGGTTCGACCAAGGTCGGCCGCCTGGTCGGCGAGCGCGTCGCGCGCCGCATGGGCCGCTCGCTGCTGGAGCTGGGTGGCAACAACGCGATCATCGTGGACCAGAGCGCCGATCTGAAGCTGGCCATTCCCGCCATCGTGTTCGGCGCGGTCGGCACGGCCGGCCAGCGCTGCACCACTACGCGCCGCCTGTTCGTGCACGAGTCGATCATCGGCGAAGTCACCGACAAGCTGGTCGCCGCGTACAAGCAGGTGGAAGGCAAGATCGGCGACCCGACCCTGGCCACCACTCTGATGGGTCCGCTCAACAGCCAGGACGCGGTGCATGCGTACCTCGCCGCGATCGAGAAAGCCAAGGCCACGGGCGGCAAGGTGCTGACCGGCGGCGCCGCGCTCACCGACCGCAAGGGCAACTTCGTGCTGCCGACCATCGTCACCGGCGTGAAGAACAGCGACGAGGTGGTGCAGGCCGAGACCTTCGCGCCGATCCTCTACGTCATGCCGTTCAAGACCCTGGACGAGGCCATCGAACTGCAGAACGACGTGCCGCAGGGCCTTTCGTCGGCAATCTTCACGCGCGACCTGAGGGCGGCGGAGCAGTATCTGTCGGCCGCCGGTTCGGACTGCGGCATCGCCAACGTCAACATCGGTACCTCGGGCGCGGAAATCGGCGGTGCCTTCGGCGGCGAGAAGGAGACCGGCGGCGGCCGCGAATCCGGCTCGGACGCATGGAAGGTCTACATGCGCCGCCAGACCAACACCAGCAACTACTCGGACGCGCTGCCGCTGGCCCAGGGCATCAAGTTCGACCTGTAA
- a CDS encoding glucose/quinate/shikimate family membrane-bound PQQ-dependent dehydrogenase — protein sequence MDTRLRPAVSQSITAALFMLLGLALLAGGAWLLVLGGSPYYVLAGAALIATGWLAWRGRRLALGLHALLLFVTLLWAVYEVRLDWWQLVPRVAAWFALAWWLLLPWVSRRLVIEPRPALRWAAGTLPLWIATGLCVAVGAVAYFTDGHTLAGEVPAASMAAPVPADATGTPPNDWIAYGRSGYGDRYSPAAQITPANVSRLQVAWTFHTGDFKGPGDPTEIANEVTPLKANGMLYLCTPHNIVIALDPDTGKERWRYDPKINRDAKGYQHMICRGVAYHDSGAYAAQTAAEGAVPSLPAAPAPTPKGAVAAEAIHFDSCPRRIFAPTADATIVALNADNGQLCEDFGEHGVIGLYQGMSATQRGFLNPTSPPTVTRNVLIVSASVTDNESTHEPSGVIRGYDITTGKLLWNWDSAEPDRTEPLEPGQYYKHNSPNSWSVSSVDEKLGLVYIPMGNQTPDMWGGDRYPEGERFNSSIVALDIATGKLRWVYQTVHHDLWDMDIGGQPSLVDIDTPQGKVPALVASSKRGDIYVLDRRDGKPIVPAPEQPVPQGAATGDRTSPTQPFSALSFKPERPLREADMWGTNPFDQLACRIKFKRLRYDGIFTPPSEQGSLVYPGNYGVFDWGGVAVDPGRQLIVGNPNYMAFVSKLFTREKEESKNAKGSTGSEHGLQPMKGTPFAVELLPLLSPLGIPCQAPPWGYVAAVDLKTMRKVWMHKNGTVVDNAPLPIPLPLGVPSLGGMITTGSGVAFMSATLDYYLRAYDVRDGRKLWEARLPAGGQATPMTYVSDQTGRQYVVIMAGGHGSLGTKLGDALIAYALPEGEKK from the coding sequence ATGGACACGAGGCTTCGACCGGCCGTTTCACAGTCGATCACCGCGGCGTTGTTCATGCTCCTGGGGCTGGCGCTGCTGGCGGGAGGCGCCTGGTTGCTGGTTCTGGGCGGCTCGCCGTACTACGTGCTGGCCGGTGCGGCGCTGATCGCCACTGGATGGCTGGCGTGGCGCGGCCGGCGGCTGGCGCTCGGGCTGCATGCGCTGTTGCTGTTCGTCACCCTGCTGTGGGCGGTCTATGAAGTGCGCCTGGACTGGTGGCAGCTGGTGCCGCGCGTGGCCGCATGGTTCGCGCTGGCGTGGTGGCTGCTGCTGCCGTGGGTATCGCGGCGCCTGGTGATCGAGCCCAGGCCCGCGCTGCGCTGGGCGGCCGGCACGCTGCCGTTGTGGATCGCGACCGGGCTGTGCGTGGCGGTGGGCGCGGTCGCGTATTTCACCGATGGCCACACTTTGGCCGGCGAGGTGCCGGCAGCGAGCATGGCGGCGCCGGTGCCGGCCGATGCGACCGGCACGCCGCCGAACGACTGGATCGCTTATGGCCGCTCCGGCTATGGCGATCGCTATTCGCCGGCTGCGCAGATCACGCCGGCCAACGTTTCCCGCCTGCAGGTGGCGTGGACCTTCCACACCGGTGATTTCAAGGGGCCGGGCGATCCCACGGAAATCGCCAACGAGGTCACCCCGCTGAAGGCCAACGGCATGCTGTACCTGTGCACGCCGCACAACATCGTGATCGCGCTGGACCCGGACACGGGCAAGGAACGCTGGCGTTACGACCCGAAGATCAACCGCGACGCCAAGGGCTACCAGCACATGATCTGTCGCGGCGTGGCTTATCACGACTCCGGCGCGTATGCCGCCCAGACCGCGGCCGAGGGCGCCGTGCCGTCCCTGCCGGCCGCACCCGCGCCGACGCCGAAGGGCGCGGTGGCCGCCGAAGCGATCCATTTCGACAGTTGCCCGCGCCGCATCTTCGCCCCGACCGCGGATGCCACCATCGTGGCGCTCAATGCCGACAACGGGCAGCTGTGCGAAGACTTCGGCGAGCACGGCGTCATCGGCTTGTACCAGGGCATGTCGGCGACGCAGCGCGGCTTCCTCAATCCGACCTCGCCGCCGACGGTGACGCGCAACGTGCTGATCGTTTCGGCGAGCGTCACCGACAACGAATCCACGCACGAGCCTTCCGGCGTGATCCGCGGCTACGACATCACCACCGGCAAGCTGTTGTGGAACTGGGACTCGGCCGAGCCGGATCGAACCGAGCCGCTGGAACCTGGGCAGTACTACAAGCACAACTCGCCCAATTCATGGAGCGTGTCCAGCGTCGACGAGAAGCTCGGCCTGGTTTATATCCCGATGGGCAACCAGACGCCGGACATGTGGGGCGGCGACCGCTATCCCGAGGGCGAGCGCTTCAACAGTTCGATCGTGGCGCTGGACATCGCCACCGGCAAGTTGCGCTGGGTCTACCAGACGGTGCACCACGATCTGTGGGACATGGATATCGGCGGACAGCCCAGCCTGGTCGACATCGACACGCCGCAGGGCAAGGTGCCGGCGCTGGTGGCGTCCAGCAAGCGCGGCGATATCTACGTGCTGGACCGCCGCGACGGCAAGCCGATCGTGCCCGCGCCGGAACAGCCCGTACCCCAGGGCGCGGCGACGGGCGACCGGACGTCGCCGACGCAGCCGTTCTCGGCGCTCAGCTTCAAGCCCGAGCGGCCGCTGCGCGAGGCGGACATGTGGGGCACCAACCCGTTCGACCAGCTTGCCTGCCGCATCAAGTTCAAGCGGCTGCGTTACGACGGCATCTTCACGCCGCCGTCGGAACAGGGTTCGCTGGTATATCCCGGCAACTACGGCGTGTTCGACTGGGGCGGCGTCGCGGTCGACCCCGGCCGGCAGCTGATCGTCGGCAATCCCAACTACATGGCGTTCGTTTCCAAGCTCTTCACTCGGGAGAAGGAGGAGTCGAAGAACGCCAAGGGGTCCACCGGTAGCGAACATGGCCTGCAGCCGATGAAGGGCACGCCGTTCGCGGTCGAGCTGCTGCCCTTGCTGTCGCCGCTGGGCATTCCCTGTCAGGCGCCGCCGTGGGGCTATGTCGCCGCGGTGGACCTGAAGACCATGCGCAAGGTGTGGATGCACAAGAACGGCACGGTCGTGGACAACGCGCCGCTGCCCATCCCGCTGCCGCTCGGCGTGCCCAGCCTGGGCGGCATGATCACCACCGGCAGTGGCGTGGCCTTCATGAGCGCGACGCTGGACTATTACCTGCGCGCGTATGACGTGCGCGATGGCCGGAAGCTGTGGGAAGCAAGGTTGCCGGCGGGTGGGCAGGCGACACCCATGACCTACGTGTCCGACCAGACCGGGCGCCAGTACGTGGTGATCATGGCCGGCGGCCACGGTTCGCTCGGCACGAAGCTGGGCGATGCATTGATCGCCTATGCGCTGCCGGAGGGCGAGAAGAAGTAG
- a CDS encoding PepSY-associated TM helix domain-containing protein, protein MMKSSTIRTFQTVHTWTGLLAGFALFVAFFAGALTVFHHDIATWQNPPWRSQPARDMPVQTMIDRLLQAHPKAGAYFGIVLSPPGSAQGPYAYWNDGEEHFATPDRLEQATADEDAPTRSHLADFVYALHDSLGIPVVGLYLMGIVSVIYGLALVSGLLIHLPQLLGDLFALRPGRNLKRLWQDAHNAIGVLSLPFHIVFAVTGALMCLFVPLFASLNLVAFDGKLNEAFAKAIATAPTVEAAGRAAPTLPADVLIARAKAAALATGVSTFEPDYIHFTHYGDANALVQVRGVSERTLGTYGTIALHGVTGEVLEEHVGATHTTNGLVNSSIYALHFGNFGGRAVQWLYFLLGLAGAFLFYSGNLLWIESRRKRRHAEQPGKTWVMARATVGICIGTCLGIAAAFAATAAADMLGTDPAVPMRAACYGSVAFAVAYACLRPVARAAVELLAITAIAYVAVALLDLARNAATWSQPWTPASTAVLGVDIAGIALGIGFAWLARASWRRATHGDVFSVWTHARQVRAEA, encoded by the coding sequence ATGATGAAATCCTCGACCATCCGCACCTTCCAGACTGTGCACACGTGGACCGGCCTGCTCGCCGGTTTCGCGCTGTTCGTGGCGTTCTTCGCCGGCGCACTCACCGTGTTCCACCACGACATCGCCACGTGGCAGAACCCGCCATGGCGCAGCCAGCCCGCGCGCGACATGCCCGTGCAGACCATGATCGACCGGCTGCTGCAGGCGCATCCCAAGGCCGGCGCCTACTTCGGCATCGTGCTGTCGCCGCCGGGCAGCGCCCAGGGGCCGTACGCCTATTGGAACGACGGCGAAGAACACTTCGCCACGCCCGACAGGCTCGAACAGGCCACCGCTGACGAAGACGCCCCCACCCGCAGCCATCTGGCCGACTTCGTCTATGCACTGCACGATTCGCTGGGCATCCCGGTGGTCGGCCTGTACCTGATGGGCATCGTCAGCGTGATCTACGGCCTGGCGCTGGTGTCCGGCCTGCTCATCCACCTGCCGCAACTGCTGGGCGATCTATTCGCGCTGCGCCCGGGCCGCAACCTCAAGCGGCTGTGGCAGGACGCGCACAACGCGATCGGCGTGCTCAGCCTGCCGTTCCACATCGTCTTTGCCGTGACCGGTGCGCTGATGTGCCTGTTCGTGCCCTTGTTCGCCTCGCTCAACCTGGTTGCGTTCGACGGCAAGCTCAACGAAGCCTTCGCCAAGGCGATCGCCACCGCACCCACCGTGGAAGCCGCCGGCCGTGCCGCGCCGACGCTGCCGGCCGACGTGCTGATCGCGCGCGCCAAGGCGGCGGCCCTCGCCACCGGCGTCAGCACGTTCGAACCGGACTACATCCATTTCACCCATTACGGCGACGCCAACGCGCTGGTGCAGGTGCGCGGCGTGTCCGAGCGCACGCTGGGCACGTACGGCACCATCGCGTTGCACGGCGTAACCGGCGAAGTGCTGGAAGAACACGTTGGCGCCACGCATACGACCAACGGCCTGGTGAACTCGTCCATCTACGCGCTGCACTTCGGCAACTTCGGCGGGCGCGCGGTGCAATGGCTGTACTTCCTGCTGGGCCTGGCCGGCGCGTTCCTGTTCTATTCGGGCAATCTGCTGTGGATCGAATCGCGCCGCAAGCGGCGCCACGCCGAACAGCCCGGCAAGACATGGGTGATGGCGCGCGCGACGGTCGGCATCTGCATCGGCACTTGCCTGGGCATCGCTGCCGCCTTCGCCGCCACGGCGGCCGCAGACATGCTCGGCACCGATCCGGCCGTGCCGATGCGCGCGGCCTGCTACGGCAGCGTGGCATTCGCTGTGGCCTATGCCTGCCTGCGGCCCGTCGCACGCGCGGCAGTGGAACTGCTCGCAATCACCGCCATCGCCTATGTCGCGGTGGCGCTGCTCGACCTCGCTCGCAATGCCGCGACATGGAGCCAGCCATGGACGCCGGCGTCGACCGCCGTGCTTGGGGTGGACATCGCCGGCATCGCGCTGGGCATCGGCTTCGCATGGCTGGCGCGGGCGAGCTGGCGGCGCGCGACGCATGGCGACGTCTTCAGCGTGTGGACGCATGCGCGCCAGGTCCGCGCGGAAGCCTGA